The genomic region aattgtgaatttcctagccctggggtctcgcgtttgccccatgggaggggataaactttactatagttatagggtaatcaaatttttgactatcatttgttttatttgttttgaaattcattctttcattcaaatttactgaaatatttcaaaaatcaggtgaccgttaaggcccatgggcctcttgtttaaatatagaactagacatgcccctgtgtaGTAAATGTGACATGTCCGGCGCGTAGCTAGGCCTGTTTGGAAGTGTACACCGACGTGATGCCAAAGGCATCACTTGAAGCGCGCAGCGCGAGGAGGGGGTTGGCACGGGAGGGGGATACTTCCCCCTCCTGCCAGGGGGTCTGGGGGTATCCCCCAGGAAAAATTTGATTTATAGAAGGCCTTAGGAGTAATCTCCAGTATTCTGGTGGCAGTTTCTTTAGTCCAACTAAACAAGAAATACGTCTATTTTGTGAGTGATAATCGGTTTTTATTCAACTTTCAATTTCCATGAGATATTGTGtcaattcattcattcatttattcattgaaATATGAAACCCAGTCGGCGGGCTTTGGTTTCAGCAAACCTGGACACTACCAAGTCAAAGTCTACATCAAAATATCGATATGCATGCAACAATGCAAGCGACGACATCCGGTCACATCGCATGGTAGACCTCAGATAGGTTTTTACCTTGCGCATGATGCTGAACGACATAAGTGAATCGGAATGCCTGACAGGGATTTCAACAATCCGgaagaaattaaaaacaaaaaacaaaaacaaaaaaaaataaaaataaaaaataaataaacggGATACACACTTGACCCGGGGCGTAAAAAGACTATTTCGAAAAAAATGAGGTGGACGCCCGGGCGTATGAGCGTACGCCTGGCTACGCGCCTGCATGTGTACATGATTTTGTCGTGTGAACCAGAGGTATTTCCgggtattttttaaatataagactTAACATGCCCCAGTGTGTGAACAGTGAAGAAATAACGAAGGACCGACCATAATCAgactgagtttcctctggccctgaccaCAGGGGCATATCTAGTCTTCTataaaaaatagccagaaatacctatatacacGTATGTCTTAATATAtaggaatttattttttaatagaaGACTAGACATGCCTCTGTGCCCTTACACCAGACTTGGGAATTTTGAGATATAATGCCTGGTTCCTTAGGGTCCTTAGTTCAAGAGATCTAGATACAAGATACAAAATTCTTTTTATAGTTATTTAGTGtcaaaaaaatattacatgcccctgtgattgGTAGAGCATGTGGCTAATgttcagaggtcccgggtttgaaccactgtctggccgtgcatttttccattCCTACTACAATATCAACTTCTTTATCTTATGACCGTTGGTTGCGAATCATATGACAAACCTATTGGTGCCCTTTACAATAGgagcacaggggcatgtctagtcttctATTACAAAATAgacagaaatacctatatatcaagtcttaatatatatatatatagcctagGTATTTCTGGATATTTTTTAATCGAAgatagacatgcccctgtgatagAAGGTACAGTGTACTCTTTTTAGGTGTATGTCATCTTCGCTAGTCAAGACTACTGGTCATTTTGTTACACTCCATGAACCATTGGAAGATATAGTTGTGTTCAAACTGATGTGCCCTGGACTCCCTATAATGACATTCAATCAAATCGTGTCGTACATTCAAGCTTGGTTTTGCAGTAAAAAATTGCAGCGCCTAGTAATTTAAGGAGATGTACAATAATTTGGATAACATTTGAAGTGCTCAATCAATTGATAGAAATTAGTACCTCCTCAAAATTGACACAAGCCtctgtgtttgtttgtaaacatcattGATGAAGTACATCTGTAttacttgttttgattggttgaaagtTTCATtcataaagggaggtaattttgaatctctGGTAGAGGACCAGACTTAATGACTGGTATATCTGCGAAAAGGTTCATATCACAATCGGTGGCCCAGTCTAGTGAAGATAAGTGTATGCATATAATACACGGTATTTGCAGAATTGCATCAGGagtaagtacatgtaatatgtaaatGGAGATTAATTTATGATTGATTAAAGTGTTAATTTCTTTTCAGATTAGAATTTCTTTGGGAGTTGGTTGTGACACTGATGAATCCACTCCTACATGTTCCTGTTTTGATAATAATAACAACTGGTAAGTTTTTCTAGTTCGGGCCTGTCTGTCGTCCATCAGTCCGTAAAGCAATtaattcttgttattgctatttcccAGAAAGTTCTTCtaggatctttctcaaatatcagtactaggttccctttggtccctaTATAGCACTGTCGTACTTATTCCACTTCTAGACTGATCTGAAAAAATGATGGCCAACAGaatgtcattttgaattttgatggTGAAAGTTTGCAATCACTGCTTTTCAATAAAAAAGATTCACAAATCTTTCTTGAATGTCACCTGTAAGTTTCCCTTGATCTGTAGTTGTGCATGTTTCATTTTGAGATTGCTcgaaaaacaagatggctgtcaggcagccattttgaattttaacagTTGAAAGTTTGAAACATtgtatctctatttctcagaaaggtcttcatggatctttctcaagttTCAATTGTAGGTTCCCCGTGGCCCTTTGTTGTGTATATTCCATTTTGAGACTGGttggaaaataacatggccgacggatgtctattttgaattttttcagTTAAAGTTCTTTATTTGTAAGGATATTTCTTGAATTTCCTTTAGATTTCTTCTTGTATTAtaagttgaagtttgttaacctTAAGTCATAGAGAGTTCTTGTTTGATATTTCTCagatttgatatgtaggttcagctaaaaacataaaaaagaatGACCATGCAGTGTAAAAGAGTCCAGTTAAGATTACTTGATGGTGGGCACCAAAATCACTATTTGATCTCTTGTATCTTGAATTGAATGGTTGAATGGTACAATTggtaacatattaatattttacccTGGCAGCCAGGGTTCAATTCCCGAAtcagatatacaggtataggggtcacctgcctgatcATGTGAGTTTTCTCCAGGAACtacagtttcctcccacagtcaGACCCCTTCCAGACTTCCATCTTGGACAAGTAGAgtgattaaaataaaaaatttcggcatagccgtatgatattcttttggtcctggatatgacgcgacaggtggcgttactggtcaagatgaagtaggtgattggtcaatgtagcggtaaatgaaaaatgcagatatgcaatTAAAAACGAATGCACGCTGAATAAGTGgatatatcttttcaaatgacacattgatattgatgaaattatattactgattcaaatgcagtcttattaccaccaaaaatgattccaactgatataattctgttattagttcgttgatttatttcaccagcatctttacattataaccaccaacattaaaactatgccgtttatcttttttaaagatatttcttgtttatataacttgttgtttcacaattgttgtgaAGTAGATAAGATTTTATACCTACTGAATATATAGCTTCATggttttaatatgtttaaactttGTACCTGTTTCAGTGAGTTGCAAAGACTATTACTGCAGCCATGAAACCAATAAAATTGATAAAGATGATAGGGGAAAGATCACTACTCGGATGCCATGGGAGTCTTACTATTCAAATAACCTGAGATGTGTATGGACCATTGATGCTGGAGAAGCTAGGAGAATTAGAATCACATTTATCAAAATTGACTTGGAACTACATGGTCCAAGCACATTTTGTGAAGATAGTGATTTCCTGAGTATACGACAAGGTATGTACATAAAAGCTCAGAAATAAATTACCAGATGTTGTATTTATCCTATAAGATAAACCCAGGGTTCCAATACATAAAGGGGGCCGAGTgcttaaggtgtcccgacactttatcactagccctagAGCTCTACCTCTAGGTTGGGAGTTCAAAAcccaagtggggcagttgcctggtactcgGTTAGtcttttataatgtataatcaAAGTTGCTGAAAAGTTTAAAGGTAATCGCCAGACTGTTACAAATTTCTGGAGGCAATATGTGTCTGATGGCGCTCTGTCGAAAAAGCCCAGAATAAATTCTGACAAAAGGTAAATGCAACTGATATTGAGATGATACATTTAAAGAAACCAGACAGAACTGAAACAAAAGTTGAGTGAATATTCCCCCGTCTTGGGGAAAAGTAGTTACTTATAGTCAGGAAACGATCTCACATACAAACAGATTACACGCCCATCCTGTGACAGGTTTTTGCAAcgtaggccggtagtttttTTCTCCGGGTCCTCCGGCTTgactccacctccaaaaccaggcacgtccttaagtGACCCACCCCGGCTGataataggacgttcaacaaacaaacaaaaatccaATACATAACTTTTGACTCAATGACACTGGCACAGGCTTATTACAGGGTCTAGCAGTAGGATTTAGTGGTAATTATCCCCAACAGCCATAAATAAGGATGAGTTTATTAGCAGGAAAAAGTGTATTACCAGATAcaggcttattacaagacactggcttattaccaggcatgggcttattaccaggcatgatattattaccagacatgggattattaccagacatggacttattaccagacatgggattattaccaggcatgggcttattaccaggcatgatattattaccagacatgggattattaccagacatggacttattacaagacactggcttattaccagacatgggcttattaccagacatgatattattaccagacatggtctTATTACCACGCATGACCTTATTACCAgtcatggggttattaccaggcatgggcttatgACCAGACactggcttattaccaggcatgggcttattaccaggcatgggcttatgaccagacatgggcttattaccagacatgggcttattaccaggcatgatattattaccagacatgtcTTATTACCACGCATGaccttattaccagacatgggatTATTACCAGTCATGGGGTTATTACAGACTTGAGCTTATTACCatacatggacttattaccagacatgggcctattaccagacataggcttattaccaggcatggggtTATCGCCAGTCATGGGCTTATCATCaaacatggacttattaccagacatgggcttattaccagacatggacttattaccagacatggacttattatcagacatgggcttattaccagatatgggcttattaccagatatgggcttattaccaggcatgggcttattacagacTTGGGCTTATCATCAtatgtgggcttattaccaggcaggGGCTTATAACCAGGCATGTGTTTATAACAGGATGTTGATACTTGATCGTAATATATTATGTACAGGATTGCTATGTAATTGACCATGCTGATAAACTTTTACATAATACTACATATTACAAATGTAGTAGATAATATTCTGAGGTCACAATGGAGACAGAAAAAAAGATGACTCAGACTGTTTTCTGAGATATTTACCAAAAGATTCCGTAAGAAAAAAGGATAATCGTGATAAGAAAAGGATCTATTAATTGTATTGATTTCATGCAAGATTCATGACACTTTTCtggaatatttaaaaaaattgatataatattggtGTAAAATCTTTTATCATTAATTTGCAAAATGAATTTTATCTAGGTGAGATTGAGTTAGCGCCCATCCTGGTGAAGATTTGTCCTAGGCCGCAAAATCCCTTCGAGATCATCAGCAAACAGAGACATCTTTACCTGGTGTTCAAGTCTAGCCGCAACAGCTTCCTGAACCATGTGGGAATCGAAATGAGATTTGAGGTCTTTGGTAAGAATATGACTTCTAATATTTTCAAAAGTACATTAATTGTAAATCTGAAGCAAAGTTCAATTCAATGTAAATCTGAAGCAAAGTTCAATTCAATGTAAATCTGAAGcaaatttcaattcaaaatgttgaatatttttttgCTGACAGCTATTTTAAGTGAAAATCATTTGTGATGCAAGTATACATTTCAGTATTGAAATCCAGATTTTGTGAATAAAGGGTTTTGGGCTCAACTTCAATTCTTCAAAACAATTTATTGCCAAGGGAGTTCAATAAATGCTTGGTCTATATAGctaatactgtaaatcacttatatttcgcgtgggatttattttcgcgttaattcgcaaggagagtcaaacgcgaattcaaatccctcgcgaatatttgtataagaatgacaagaataattggcgtccattttgaattgATCGTTATATTTAGttggtgaacagacatcgccattaaagtaataatagaatgatagcttatatacttatatcagagtgtaaTTTTATACCACAATACAcccaaaatttcacacacacaaaaccccACTGAACACTAATATTGTGGTTGAACTCGGACTTGATTTACTTCTTGACGacgttttacatgtagttaattaggTACGGTCCCGTGGATCCCGGATGGTCATCCGGAATACGTTCTACTTTATTACCCACGctgttgtaagttatgtaaggttacatgtataataggACTTCACATCGATTTATTCTCGaaaagatatttaccataacaaagttgaaatcaaacagattatttatttaattcaaacattcagaaCAAATTATCGCCTGGAGTATAAATCATTCGAAATAGACTGTCCCGAGAACTGTTCATCggtatcactgtatacacacgtacgttaattacaatgtacgttaacTCACAACCTATTGTAGTCCCGTCATCTTCCAGGCATTCTTAATGAGCCGTGGGTTTTGTTTAATGTCTGACACCGCCTTAAAATAATCCAGACTAACTACATATGAACGGGCGTGAAAGctttatttatattgaaaacaactcATTTCACCCTCCAAATATAAACGCACGTTGAACAccacatttcttttgtttaatccACTTGTATATAGCCGAGAGgcatatacaggtacagtaaatacaattcagtatgACCAGACACCGATAGGCCTATCACATGattgaatcacatgacttttcttgtaccgtcacatgattctcataaacaaaatggctaccaacatggaCATATCTCCAACCTGTTAACGTtattcgcgaatttaaagtcatctTGAGATCGAAATTCGcaaaattatgtattcgcgaataagtcaaattaggtgagttcgcgaaattaagtactcgcgaaatataagtgatttacagtatgtaGTAAATTAAAtagtgacatgttgtgtttaAAAATGTCGTTCAAGTTAAATTCCTCCCTCATGAACCTGTCCTACCAATGCATTTCTGCGATTTCCAATCAAAAGCTTAAAAATTAATGTACTCAAGCTGAGCATTGCTTTAACATCAATGTTGTAGATGTGACCAGCTGCCCTCCTGATTGGGTGAATGGTCCATTAGATACTAACAGACGAAATGACATTGAGGAAAAGTCCACCTGCTACAATGTAAAGACGTCTCCGGCAGGTGGAGCAGACTTCCACACTGCTCAGAAGTTCTGTGCCTACAGTCAGAGCAATCTAGCTAGGATCAGATCCAACAACATGTTCAGCCATGTCCTAGGTAAATTTCACAAGGAGTAACATCTGGCTAGGATTCAGATTGGAAAATCTTTTAAGACATTGTACCAGGTAAATTTCACTTCATGACATTTTACCAGGTAAATTTCACAAGGAGTAACATCTGGCTAGGATTCAGATTGGAAAATCTTTTAAGACATTGTACCAGGTAAATTTCACTTCATGACATTTTACCAGGTAAATTTCACAAGGAGTAACATCTGGCTAGGATTCAGATTGGAAAATCTTTTAAGACATTGTACCAGGTAAATTTCACTTCATGACATTTTACCAGGTAAATTTCACAAGGAGTAACACCTTGTTAGGATTCAGATTAGAAAAACTTTGACATTGTACTAGGTAAATTTCACAATGAGTAACACCTGGCTAGGATTCAGATTGGAAAATCTTTAAGACATTGTACTAGGTAAATTTCACCTGAAATCTACGAAGATCAGGTTGTCTCCCTTTTGTTGCAACAAAGTGGATGGAATTTGTGGCAGTAAACTACGATATAgaccgagtttcctctggccctgacaccagacttggacattaTTACAGGTAGATATCTGGCATCTATCTGTTAGAGTGTTCAAGTCTGGTGTCAAGGTCAGAGGAAACACAGACTAGCTGGAACTTTCCATATAAAG from Pecten maximus chromosome 11, xPecMax1.1, whole genome shotgun sequence harbors:
- the LOC117338150 gene encoding uncharacterized protein LOC117338150 produces the protein MVRLEFLWELVVTLMNPLLHVPVLIIITTVSCKDYYCSHETNKIDKDDRGKITTRMPWESYYSNNLRCVWTIDAGEARRIRITFIKIDLELHGPSTFCEDSDFLSIRQGEIELAPILVKICPRPQNPFEIISKQRHLYLVFKSSRNSFLNHVGIEMRFEVFDVTSCPPDWVNGPLDTNRRNDIEEKSTCYNVKTSPAGGADFHTAQKFCAYSQSNLARIRSNNMFSHVLDLMKKHTIVFNLWVGLTDRENEGTFQWLDGSSFSSMDRMSPVSVNDKTKNCVIMNLLSKKYEVVSCKGLYFYVCEMSLGHPNIYTIVTEEKDHSEEDENHYVIEARDLIWILIGLVVIVSSVVICIVILIYRSRRKYVDYSSGQVAGHRSTEQDTEVSRTCRVQPSTQALVEPLVNHRQPQPSAPPLCELQSVVEPPGSEAPPSYWDVVNGC